GTCTTATTATATAGAAACGCATTGGAAAGACCTGGCCGGGAAAATAGCTGACAAAGTGTTCATTAGTGTAGGGGAACAAGATAATTTCTTATTGCAGGGGGCTAACCGCCTTTTTCAAAAAACAATTCGTGAAAATAAAATAAAGATCAGGCTTGGGTTTTATTCCGGAGATCATTTCACCGTGACCTCAAATGAAAAATTACTGCATGACGCTACACAGTATTTAAATGACAGCTACAGTGCCTGGGAACGGCATAAGGCCGGTGTGAATGGTCGTTAATTAAATAGTATTGCTTATTTTAGGGCAAACTATTGTCATGTTTCATATGAACAGATACCTGGGATTTCTGCTATTAAGAGGACATATCGCTGTAATAATATTGATGTTATCAACTTTTGTCAGCGCACAGAATCTTCCAAGCCTGTTATCCGGACGTGATATCAACAGCACATTTGCCATTGTGGCATACGATAAGGCGACACAGAAATGGGGCGTGGCAGTGGCAACCAATAATATATATGTCGGTAATTCAACCGTCTATATAGAACCAGGCGTAGGGGCGGCAGCCGTCATTGCAGAAACGGAGCCCGTATATGGTATCAATGCACTCAAAAACCTGAAACAAGGACATTCTCCGGCGCAAGCCGCTCAATACACCATACAGACAGACTCTATGCCTGATTACCGTCAATTGGGAATTGTAGACAGAAACGGCCGGACCTTCGGATATACCGGTCATGCATTGTCTTATTGGAAAGGATACGCAGGACACAGAACAGGACCAGGATATGTGGTAATGGGGAACCAGCTGGCAGATAGTGTGCTGGTGAGAATGGCGGACGGATATGAAAAGACTGCCGGGTCCTTTGCACAAAGATTATTGGCTGCATTGAGCGCCGGACAGGCGGCGGGAGGACAACTCTCAGGAAAACAATCGGCAGCGCTAAGGGTAGACGGAATGAATACCTCCTGGAACAACCGGATTGATTTGAGGGTGGATAATGACGTTGATCCTGTCAGCAGCCTGCAGACTTTGCTGAACTATCACGAGGGACGTATTATATTAAACAGGTCTGTTGCAGCTATACAATGCGGTAAAACAGACACCGGGAAACAATTGCTGTCGCAGGCGACTGCACTTTTGAAAGGATGGTTCGGCATGTACGGCAAACTGGCGACTGCCTTTATTATGACCGGAGAAGAGGAAAAAGCCATACAGATCATTCAGGATGCTTTACAACATCAGGAAGGCTGGAAGGAAAACCTGTCCGCTTTCTATTATCTGGAGAAACATGATTCCTTCCGGAAATTATTGAATGAATCAGCATTCTCAGTAAAAGACTGGGCAGCTGCTATTCAGCAGGAACTGAATATGGGGAAAAATACCGCTGCACTGGCATTGGCAAAACAAATGACAACGAAGTATCCCACGTCCTCCCACTTGCAGTATCTGCTGGCTAAAGCAATGTTGGCAAACGGAAACAGACCAGATGCCTGGGAGAGCCTGCACCGCGCCATCAAAATCGACCCGGAAAACGGTGATGCAAGAAGGATGCTGGCGAAAGAATTCAGCAAGCCATAAAGAATAACCCTGATCATAAAATCTTCAATACCCCTTACTGCATAGACATCTTCGCCGGGAACGATGTGCGATACGCTTTTTAAGCCACTTTATTCC
This sequence is a window from Chitinophaga varians. Protein-coding genes within it:
- a CDS encoding DUF1028 domain-containing protein is translated as MLSTFVSAQNLPSLLSGRDINSTFAIVAYDKATQKWGVAVATNNIYVGNSTVYIEPGVGAAAVIAETEPVYGINALKNLKQGHSPAQAAQYTIQTDSMPDYRQLGIVDRNGRTFGYTGHALSYWKGYAGHRTGPGYVVMGNQLADSVLVRMADGYEKTAGSFAQRLLAALSAGQAAGGQLSGKQSAALRVDGMNTSWNNRIDLRVDNDVDPVSSLQTLLNYHEGRIILNRSVAAIQCGKTDTGKQLLSQATALLKGWFGMYGKLATAFIMTGEEEKAIQIIQDALQHQEGWKENLSAFYYLEKHDSFRKLLNESAFSVKDWAAAIQQELNMGKNTAALALAKQMTTKYPTSSHLQYLLAKAMLANGNRPDAWESLHRAIKIDPENGDARRMLAKEFSKP